One genomic window of Terriglobia bacterium includes the following:
- a CDS encoding PEGA domain-containing protein encodes MSNQEFTKTNIQQDLRDARGLIEQAGSDEEKRKYRKAAEIILIKALRMDPDNEEASILLQSVRGVPVKLAPAPAPNPSPAPPPQLPPQPQQALRDDDLSFTATATAPPLFASLGSAKKKRSKSKVLFGMVFIIALGGGLVWIEQTHGMSSSTASTAYTPGPGTQTADQSSLAASVSEVPVVQDAKLSLTPEEVSAAPTAPLQVAETTHPAPVPAPVPAAPAPPSFGRLAVSSPTAADIYQGGKYLGSTPATLQLPAGQQTLEYRHGALRTVITHEIKADDTTSASVTFPTTVQINAKPWAHVFVDGASRRELGQTPLSGISVPIGGVLVFENPNFTSKTHRVTENDTTIQVDFH; translated from the coding sequence ATGTCAAATCAAGAATTCACGAAGACAAATATTCAACAGGATTTGCGCGACGCGCGAGGCTTGATTGAGCAGGCCGGCAGCGATGAGGAAAAGCGGAAATATCGAAAGGCAGCCGAGATCATCCTGATCAAGGCGCTTCGCATGGATCCTGACAACGAAGAGGCCAGTATCCTTTTGCAGAGTGTCCGAGGCGTGCCCGTCAAGCTTGCGCCGGCTCCAGCTCCGAATCCGTCTCCGGCCCCGCCGCCACAGTTGCCACCACAGCCGCAGCAAGCTTTGCGCGACGATGATCTGTCGTTTACAGCCACTGCCACCGCGCCGCCGTTGTTTGCAAGCCTGGGGAGTGCAAAGAAAAAGCGATCGAAATCGAAGGTTCTGTTCGGAATGGTTTTCATTATTGCGCTCGGAGGCGGCCTGGTCTGGATTGAACAAACCCACGGGATGAGCTCCAGCACGGCATCCACCGCTTATACGCCTGGTCCAGGAACACAGACTGCGGATCAGTCGAGTCTCGCGGCATCCGTGTCTGAAGTTCCGGTCGTGCAGGACGCGAAGCTTTCCCTGACGCCGGAGGAGGTTTCCGCCGCTCCAACCGCCCCGCTCCAGGTTGCGGAAACAACGCATCCCGCTCCTGTACCCGCTCCGGTTCCTGCTGCGCCGGCGCCGCCTTCGTTCGGGAGACTCGCGGTGAGCTCGCCGACGGCGGCGGATATCTATCAAGGCGGGAAGTATCTCGGATCGACGCCGGCGACGCTGCAGTTGCCGGCAGGACAGCAAACCCTGGAATACCGTCATGGTGCGCTGCGCACTGTGATTACTCACGAGATCAAGGCCGACGACACCACAAGCGCGTCCGTCACCTTTCCAACAACCGTCCAGATCAATGCGAAGCCATGGGCTCATGTGTTCGTCGACGGCGCTTCGCGCCGCGAGCTGGGACAGACGCCCCTCAGCGGCATAAGCGTTCCGATCGGCGGCGTTCTCGTGTTCGAGAATCCGAATTTCACTTCGAAAACCCACCGGGTGACAGAAAACGACACGACAATCCAGGTGGACTTTCACTAG